A window of Sulfurimonas gotlandica GD1 contains these coding sequences:
- a CDS encoding ATP-dependent helicase: MPLSRLNQEQYVAATSNDAQNLIIASAGTGKTSTIVGRIGHLLGNGVKPQEILLLTFTNKAAAEMVERVAEYFGKDVASKIDAGTFHAVSYRWLKKLDGRVVLKQQRELKTLFRSVFEKRSFDHIGAEITPYGGNYLYDLYSFYQNTELEKHFEDWIIETYPEHELFAIIYADVVDEFEALKKEYGFLNFNDLLLNFRDICKTKDLGYKEVLVDEYQDTNALQGTLIETMNPPSLFCVGDYDQSIYAFNGADISIIGSFATKYPDATVHTLTKNYRSTIPILSLATKVIEHNERIYPKQLEVTRNQPSQAPTLLAYDELFDQYHAIAAKIRATQTPHEEIAVIFRNNSSADGIEVGLRELDIPCKRKGGTSFFDSREVKAILDFYTLLVNESDMMSFIHLFEFARGIGSAMAKEIYIALKTLGHGSIFYGLYAPDESINNPFEKRKLNHQLGLFDDFLELGAVGKFAKLGFEAKFMKNPILKHPKLTKDSATFLHDFYLLYRDLKGIKQPRTVVKKIAASAIFKYIADHLSNKRAQLKDGSIDEKQKTESLTRITRKMMLLEELSKPYVEHDRFLNAMILGSSDLTQGEGVNLLSVHASKGLEYKEVYIIDLMDGRFPNRKLMQRGGSLDEERRLFYVSVTRAKDILYLSYAKYDKVKKINFVPSQFLYEAGLVPKDEAYQALIQKELDKENEE, from the coding sequence TTGCCGTTATCTCGTCTAAATCAAGAACAATATGTTGCAGCAACTTCAAATGACGCACAAAATCTAATCATTGCATCTGCTGGAACTGGAAAGACATCTACGATAGTTGGACGCATCGGGCATCTCTTGGGAAATGGTGTAAAACCGCAAGAAATATTACTACTTACTTTTACAAATAAAGCAGCCGCAGAGATGGTTGAGAGAGTAGCTGAATACTTTGGTAAAGATGTAGCATCTAAGATAGATGCAGGAACTTTTCATGCAGTTAGTTACAGGTGGCTAAAAAAACTTGATGGAAGAGTTGTTCTAAAACAACAGCGTGAACTAAAAACACTATTTAGAAGTGTTTTTGAAAAGCGCTCATTTGATCACATAGGGGCTGAAATAACTCCATATGGCGGAAATTATCTCTATGACCTATACTCTTTTTATCAAAACACAGAGTTAGAAAAGCACTTTGAAGATTGGATAATTGAAACTTACCCTGAACACGAACTTTTTGCTATTATATATGCAGATGTAGTTGATGAATTTGAAGCTTTGAAAAAAGAGTATGGTTTTTTAAACTTTAACGATTTGCTACTTAATTTCAGAGATATTTGTAAAACAAAAGATTTGGGCTATAAAGAAGTTCTTGTAGATGAGTATCAAGATACAAATGCTCTTCAGGGAACACTTATTGAGACAATGAATCCACCATCTCTTTTTTGTGTTGGAGACTATGACCAAAGCATCTACGCTTTTAATGGTGCAGATATTTCTATCATTGGCTCTTTTGCTACAAAATATCCAGATGCTACTGTGCATACACTTACAAAAAATTATCGTTCAACTATACCTATACTCTCCCTTGCAACAAAGGTTATAGAACATAATGAACGCATCTATCCTAAACAGCTCGAAGTTACAAGAAATCAACCTTCACAAGCTCCTACACTTCTTGCTTATGATGAACTCTTCGATCAGTATCATGCAATAGCAGCAAAAATAAGAGCAACACAAACACCTCATGAAGAGATAGCAGTAATTTTTAGAAACAACTCTTCTGCTGATGGCATTGAAGTCGGTCTTCGTGAACTTGATATTCCATGTAAAAGAAAAGGTGGGACCAGTTTCTTTGACTCACGTGAAGTAAAAGCGATATTAGACTTTTATACTTTGCTGGTAAATGAGTCTGACATGATGTCTTTCATACATCTTTTTGAGTTTGCTCGTGGCATTGGAAGTGCAATGGCAAAAGAGATATATATTGCACTTAAAACTCTAGGACATGGAAGTATATTTTATGGTCTTTATGCACCTGATGAGTCCATAAATAATCCATTTGAGAAGAGAAAACTAAATCATCAACTAGGTCTCTTTGATGATTTCTTAGAACTAGGTGCTGTCGGGAAGTTTGCAAAGCTTGGTTTTGAAGCAAAGTTTATGAAAAATCCAATTTTAAAGCACCCAAAACTTACCAAAGACAGTGCTACTTTCTTACATGATTTTTATCTTCTATATCGTGATTTAAAAGGTATTAAACAGCCAAGAACAGTTGTGAAAAAAATTGCTGCATCTGCTATATTTAAATACATTGCTGATCACTTATCAAACAAAAGAGCACAGTTAAAAGACGGCTCTATAGATGAAAAGCAAAAGACAGAGTCACTTACAAGAATAACAAGAAAGATGATGCTTTTAGAAGAACTCTCCAAGCCATATGTAGAACATGACAGATTTTTAAATGCTATGATCTTAGGCTCATCTGACTTAACTCAGGGGGAGGGTGTTAACCTTCTAAGTGTCCATGCATCTAAAGGTTTAGAGTATAAAGAAGTTTATATAATAGATTTAATGGATGGCAGGTTTCCAAATAGAAAATTGATGCAAAGAGGTGGTTCACTAGATGAAGAAAGACGTCTTTTTTATGTATCTGTAACTCGTGCAAAAGATATTCTCTATCTTAGTTATGCAAAATATGACAAGGTGAAAAAGATAAACTTTGTGCCTTCTCAGTTTCTCTATGAAGCTGGACTTGTTCCTAAAGATGAAGCCTATCAAGCCTTGATTCAAAAAGAGTTAGACAAAGAAAATGAAGAGTAG
- the napG gene encoding ferredoxin-type protein NapG, translating into MEKLNSSTRRSFLHKIMQGIGYSAFGVIAWSAYLSQSQAKSLMLRPPGAIAEKDFVLNCIRCGMCVEACPYDVLKLSTISDKISIGTPYFTPREDACRLCSDAPCTSACPTNTLDINVLTVDDKLDINSARMGLATINTQTCLAYLGLQCTMCIRACPLADKAIVLLSERNPRTDMHAFLKPVVEPNYCTGCGMCEHACPTTVASIKVLPLSISKGDIGSHYVVGWEAKDEERLDKAVSTEIKVERTKRNEKSAIDNVNDVDGILKGLYNE; encoded by the coding sequence ATGGAAAAACTAAACTCTTCCACAAGACGATCTTTCTTGCATAAAATCATGCAGGGAATCGGATATAGCGCATTTGGAGTAATAGCATGGAGTGCCTACCTCTCTCAATCACAAGCTAAAAGTCTGATGCTCAGACCACCTGGAGCGATTGCTGAAAAAGATTTTGTTCTAAACTGCATTCGTTGTGGAATGTGTGTTGAAGCTTGCCCATATGATGTACTAAAACTCTCTACAATATCAGATAAAATTTCTATCGGAACTCCTTACTTTACTCCAAGAGAAGACGCATGTAGACTTTGTTCAGATGCACCATGTACCTCAGCATGTCCAACAAATACACTTGATATAAACGTATTAACAGTTGATGATAAACTTGACATAAACAGTGCAAGAATGGGTCTTGCAACAATCAATACTCAGACTTGCTTGGCCTACTTGGGGCTACAATGCACTATGTGTATTCGAGCCTGCCCACTTGCTGACAAAGCGATTGTACTTTTAAGTGAGCGTAATCCTCGTACAGATATGCATGCCTTTTTAAAACCAGTCGTAGAGCCTAATTACTGTACCGGATGCGGTATGTGTGAACATGCATGTCCTACAACAGTTGCATCTATTAAAGTTCTTCCTCTTTCCATTTCTAAAGGCGATATAGGCTCGCACTATGTTGTCGGTTGGGAAGCAAAAGATGAGGAGAGATTAGATAAGGCTGTCTCAACGGAGATAAAGGTGGAGAGAACTAAAAGAAACGAGAAGAGTGCCATTGACAACGTCAACGATGTAGATGGAATTCTAAAGGGACTTTACAATGAATAA
- the napH gene encoding quinol dehydrogenase ferredoxin subunit NapH yields the protein MNNILYKNRFLISRRFTQLFILTLYFGANAYGWNVVTGNLSSSIIFGVIPLSEPYAVLQMFAGGAVISADILMGVLIVLFAYGVVGGRFFCSWVCPVNIITETATWFRKKLGLNQKENTLVFSRNIRYWVIAVSLILSFVFSIAAFDMISPIGIAHRGIIFGFGFGWFFLLAIFLFDLFSQEYGWCGHICPLGGFNALIGKYSLVKVSHDKDKCLYSMACFQACPEVEILGMVGMTSKPITGAACIKCGQCIEACENDAFKVSIVGLAQQLKG from the coding sequence ATGAATAATATTTTATATAAAAATCGTTTCTTGATTTCAAGAAGATTTACTCAACTATTTATACTCACACTATATTTTGGTGCAAATGCTTATGGATGGAATGTAGTTACAGGTAATCTAAGCAGTTCAATAATTTTTGGAGTAATTCCTCTCTCTGAGCCATATGCAGTACTTCAAATGTTTGCGGGTGGTGCTGTTATCTCAGCTGATATTTTAATGGGTGTACTTATTGTTTTATTTGCCTATGGAGTTGTAGGCGGTCGTTTTTTCTGCTCTTGGGTATGTCCAGTTAATATCATCACTGAAACTGCGACATGGTTTAGAAAGAAGCTTGGACTAAATCAAAAAGAAAACACTCTTGTCTTTAGCCGTAACATTCGATATTGGGTTATAGCTGTTTCGTTAATCTTGTCATTTGTATTTTCAATAGCTGCCTTTGATATGATAAGTCCTATTGGTATCGCGCACAGAGGTATTATATTTGGCTTCGGTTTTGGCTGGTTTTTTCTTCTGGCTATTTTTCTTTTTGACCTTTTCTCACAAGAGTATGGATGGTGTGGTCATATCTGCCCACTTGGTGGATTTAATGCGCTTATAGGAAAATACTCACTTGTTAAAGTCAGTCATGACAAGGACAAATGCCTCTATTCTATGGCTTGTTTTCAAGCATGTCCAGAAGTAGAAATACTAGGAATGGTAGGAATGACAAGCAAGCCAATTACAGGTGCAGCTTGCATAAAGTGTGGGCAATGTATTGAAGCTTGTGAGAATGACGCATTTAAAGTTTCTATAGTAGGTTTGGCTCAACAACTTAAAGGATAA
- a CDS encoding WD40 repeat domain-containing protein: MKLLISLILLLSVNTFAKDITPYKYIKASEAVSDFVKVDDTLIIATEEGIIDIYNLKTDKLIDKIVLKKHKNILGDDIRSLVVSVDYMDGKLIFIVRLLNTLREFYIYENHKVTKILDKSHNLALQKIKFVDAATVMMATMDNALILFDLKTKKTIYKKQLNLASFSDFTFSEDKKYLFTSDETPQISKIEIKTGKIVDIYNKANKRDIFSIDYKNGLLISGGKDRRVILYKTPKIYKMTKGEFFIYSVALNPDATMAAFVKNEDSEISVIDTITLEEKYVLKGHKQTLLKIYFNASDQLITADEADRLMFWKLK, from the coding sequence ATGAAACTCTTAATATCTCTAATACTACTACTTAGTGTAAATACTTTTGCCAAAGATATAACTCCATATAAGTATATTAAAGCCAGTGAAGCAGTATCTGATTTTGTAAAAGTTGATGACACACTTATTATAGCAACAGAAGAAGGAATCATCGATATCTATAATTTAAAAACAGACAAACTTATTGATAAAATTGTACTAAAAAAGCATAAAAATATTCTAGGAGATGATATACGTTCCCTTGTTGTAAGTGTAGACTACATGGATGGAAAACTCATCTTTATTGTGCGGTTGCTTAACACTTTGAGAGAATTTTATATTTACGAAAATCATAAAGTAACAAAAATTCTAGATAAGTCTCATAACTTAGCACTTCAAAAAATTAAGTTTGTAGATGCAGCCACTGTAATGATGGCGACAATGGATAATGCGTTAATACTATTTGATTTAAAAACTAAAAAAACTATCTACAAGAAACAACTAAACCTCGCGAGTTTTTCAGACTTTACATTCAGTGAAGATAAAAAGTATCTTTTTACATCTGATGAAACACCGCAAATAAGCAAGATAGAGATTAAGACTGGGAAGATAGTAGATATATACAATAAAGCCAACAAAAGAGATATCTTTTCAATTGATTATAAAAATGGTCTGCTAATTAGTGGTGGTAAAGATAGACGTGTAATTCTCTATAAAACACCAAAAATCTACAAGATGACTAAAGGTGAATTTTTCATCTATAGTGTAGCCCTAAATCCAGATGCAACAATGGCTGCATTTGTAAAAAATGAAGATAGTGAAATTTCTGTTATTGACACAATAACTCTAGAAGAAAAGTATGTTCTAAAAGGTCATAAACAGACTTTATTAAAGATATATTTTAACGCCTCCGACCAGTTAATAACAGCAGATGAGGCAGATAGATTGATGTTTTGGAAACTAAAATAA
- a CDS encoding GGDEF domain-containing protein: MQAQQDTLKIISNETKNSIDQLSVVTPSMYASIFSKFANNHNADINNEKELAKELMIMECSNLTDLQTQASKSAMQLSDSTTKAINAIKEKDEKLLNIVLQETEALRREVEKLKESVYKDELTNVQNRKWLRDNFLKENSDTLKEAGTLAIIDLNYFKIVNDTFGHIIGDKVLIFIANQLRKTKYSVVRYGGDEFIIMFSKKVSSAKAIANLNTIREDIISKKLKAQDDSFHVSFSFGVCEYKAGAILSDVIEDADKHMYEDKIEIKKRVTGI; the protein is encoded by the coding sequence ATGCAAGCCCAACAAGACACTCTCAAAATAATATCTAATGAAACAAAAAATTCTATTGATCAACTATCTGTAGTAACTCCAAGCATGTATGCTTCTATTTTTTCAAAATTTGCTAACAACCATAATGCGGATATAAATAATGAAAAAGAACTTGCAAAAGAACTGATGATTATGGAGTGTTCAAACCTAACCGACCTGCAAACTCAAGCTTCCAAAAGTGCTATGCAGTTAAGTGACAGTACTACAAAAGCTATAAATGCAATCAAAGAAAAAGATGAGAAACTACTAAATATTGTACTACAAGAAACAGAAGCTCTTCGCCGTGAAGTAGAAAAACTTAAAGAATCAGTATATAAAGACGAACTTACAAATGTACAAAACAGAAAATGGCTACGTGACAACTTCTTAAAAGAAAACTCAGATACTCTTAAAGAAGCTGGAACATTAGCTATAATTGACTTAAACTATTTTAAAATTGTAAATGATACATTTGGTCATATAATAGGGGACAAAGTTCTTATCTTCATTGCTAACCAACTTAGAAAAACAAAGTACAGTGTAGTGAGATATGGTGGTGATGAGTTTATAATTATGTTCTCAAAAAAAGTTTCTTCAGCAAAAGCTATAGCAAATTTAAATACTATTAGAGAAGATATTATTTCAAAGAAACTAAAAGCGCAAGATGATTCATTTCATGTGAGCTTTTCATTTGGGGTTTGTGAGTATAAAGCTGGCGCAATTTTATCAGATGTTATTGAAGATGCTGATAAACATATGTATGAAGATAAAATTGAGATCAAAAAAAGAGTTACGGGAATCTAA
- a CDS encoding valine--tRNA ligase: protein MSNGYEPSKIENEIYKICEDRKYFEVDGNKAIQEEGKNFSIMMPPPNVTGRLHIGHALTFTLQDIITRYKRMDGYKTLWQPGTDHAGIATQNVVEKQLLAEGTTKEELGREKFLERAWAWKEESAGIMTDQLRKMGVTPAWERERFTMDAGLQKSVKEAFVHLYNEGLIIRGNYMVNWCTHDGALSDIEVEHEDHDGKFYHIKYPFADGSGHVEVATTRPETYFGDTAVMVHPDDERYKDLIGKKIRLPLLHREVAIIADEHVDMDFGTGVVKVTPAHDQNDYEVGKRHDLEFITIFDEKGILNDYAEEFKGLERMEARDIIVKRLDEEGFIVKIEDHKHQVGHCYRCKNIVEPYISRQWFVRKEVADKSIEKTNAGEAKFFPPHWINSYNSWMGDLRDWCISRQLWWGHQIPVFYCDDCDHEFASQEERPEACPKCASKNLTQDPDVLDTWFSSALWPFSTLGWGNGDSEMDKLFQSDDMKDFYPNTLLITGFDILFFWVARMMMMGENFNGKLPFNHIYLHALVRDEKGEKMSKSKGNVIDPLDMVNKYSADILRFTLAISAAQGRDIRMSQEKLELNRNFTNKLYNATKYLQMNVDTFPDIKGFCIETTLGRYMVSRLNLATKEVRAALDEYKFNDAATVMYRFLWNEFCDWGIELSKADKGSIVELGAIFKEAMKLLHPFMPFITEYLYHELSGTSLETSDSIMISSYPSKTKQRKEEKKFEIIMDAIVSIRRAKVLVDLANQKIEKAYVKIDGISDADKEMMLPFIARLAKVTEVEFTEIKIDNAVSDIADTCETFIPTDSIDLSSIISKLSKQDEKLQKEIDKLSGMLNNERFVANAPEDVLVKNREALADAQTKQVKVQEQLNSLK from the coding sequence ATGTCAAACGGCTATGAACCAAGCAAAATAGAAAACGAAATTTATAAAATATGTGAAGATAGAAAGTACTTCGAAGTAGATGGCAACAAAGCTATCCAAGAAGAAGGAAAAAACTTCTCTATCATGATGCCACCACCAAATGTTACAGGTCGTCTGCACATTGGTCACGCACTTACATTTACACTTCAAGATATTATCACTAGATATAAAAGAATGGATGGTTACAAAACTCTTTGGCAACCAGGAACAGACCACGCAGGTATCGCTACTCAAAATGTTGTTGAAAAACAACTTTTAGCAGAAGGAACAACTAAAGAAGAGTTAGGTCGTGAAAAGTTTTTAGAACGTGCATGGGCTTGGAAAGAAGAGTCTGCTGGAATCATGACAGACCAACTTCGTAAAATGGGTGTAACTCCTGCATGGGAACGTGAGCGTTTTACTATGGATGCTGGACTTCAAAAATCTGTAAAAGAGGCTTTTGTTCATCTTTACAACGAAGGTCTTATCATTCGTGGAAACTATATGGTTAACTGGTGTACTCACGATGGTGCTCTTAGTGACATAGAAGTTGAACACGAAGATCATGATGGTAAATTTTACCATATCAAGTACCCTTTTGCAGATGGAAGCGGACATGTAGAAGTTGCAACAACTAGACCAGAGACATACTTTGGTGATACTGCTGTTATGGTTCACCCTGATGATGAGCGTTACAAAGACCTAATAGGCAAAAAAATCCGTCTTCCTCTACTTCACAGAGAAGTAGCTATTATCGCTGATGAACATGTTGATATGGACTTTGGAACTGGTGTTGTAAAGGTTACTCCTGCACATGACCAGAATGACTACGAAGTTGGAAAACGTCACGACTTAGAGTTCATTACTATTTTTGATGAAAAAGGTATTTTAAACGATTACGCTGAAGAGTTTAAAGGTCTAGAGCGCATGGAAGCTCGTGACATCATAGTTAAAAGACTTGATGAAGAAGGCTTTATTGTTAAGATTGAAGACCATAAACACCAAGTAGGACACTGCTACAGATGTAAAAATATTGTTGAACCTTACATCTCGAGACAATGGTTTGTTAGAAAAGAAGTAGCCGATAAATCTATAGAGAAAACAAATGCAGGTGAAGCTAAATTCTTCCCTCCTCACTGGATAAACTCTTATAACTCCTGGATGGGTGACTTAAGAGACTGGTGTATTTCTCGTCAGCTTTGGTGGGGACATCAGATTCCAGTATTTTACTGTGATGACTGTGACCATGAGTTTGCATCTCAAGAAGAACGTCCTGAAGCCTGTCCAAAATGTGCATCAAAAAATCTGACTCAAGATCCTGATGTTCTTGACACTTGGTTCTCTTCAGCTCTATGGCCATTCTCAACTCTAGGTTGGGGTAATGGTGATTCTGAGATGGACAAACTTTTCCAATCAGATGACATGAAAGATTTTTATCCAAATACCCTTCTAATCACTGGTTTTGACATTCTTTTCTTCTGGGTAGCTAGAATGATGATGATGGGTGAGAACTTCAATGGTAAACTTCCTTTTAACCACATTTATCTTCATGCTCTTGTTCGTGATGAAAAAGGTGAAAAAATGAGTAAGTCTAAAGGAAATGTAATCGATCCTTTAGATATGGTCAACAAATACTCTGCTGACATATTAAGATTTACTCTTGCTATCTCTGCTGCTCAAGGTCGTGACATAAGAATGAGCCAAGAGAAGCTAGAGCTAAACCGTAATTTTACGAACAAACTTTACAATGCAACTAAGTACCTACAGATGAATGTAGACACTTTCCCTGACATAAAAGGTTTTTGTATTGAAACTACTTTAGGTCGTTATATGGTGTCTCGTCTAAACTTAGCTACAAAAGAGGTTCGCGCAGCTCTTGATGAGTACAAATTCAACGATGCAGCAACTGTTATGTACAGATTTCTTTGGAACGAGTTTTGTGACTGGGGTATCGAGCTTTCTAAAGCTGACAAAGGTTCTATTGTAGAACTTGGAGCTATCTTTAAAGAGGCTATGAAACTTCTTCACCCATTTATGCCGTTTATTACTGAATATCTTTACCATGAATTATCTGGAACATCTTTAGAGACTTCCGACTCTATTATGATTTCTTCATACCCAAGTAAGACTAAGCAGAGAAAAGAAGAGAAGAAATTTGAAATCATTATGGACGCTATCGTATCCATTAGACGTGCAAAAGTTCTTGTAGATTTAGCTAATCAAAAGATTGAAAAAGCATATGTGAAAATTGATGGCATCTCAGATGCTGACAAAGAGATGATGCTTCCATTCATTGCCAGACTAGCTAAAGTTACAGAGGTTGAATTTACTGAGATAAAAATTGATAATGCAGTAAGTGATATAGCAGATACATGTGAGACTTTCATACCAACTGATTCTATTGATTTAAGCTCAATCATCTCTAAACTCTCCAAACAAGATGAAAAACTACAAAAAGAGATAGACAAACTTAGCGGGATGCTAAACAATGAGAGATTTGTTGCAAATGCTCCTGAGGACGTTCTGGTTAAAAATCGTGAAGCTCTAGCAGATGCACAAACGAAGCAAGTAAAAGTACAAGAACAATTAAACTCTCTTAAATAA
- a CDS encoding YajG family lipoprotein, protein MKNLFYMLAVVVFLGGCSYKNESINLSSYNTEYTGETSKEKKSVYIESVKDVRDDKRTIGYILKDGKKTTNLFSTEDFEKKYKDGLSSALRMAGFKASSDVNADLVMNINIKNIELIHNDKSFDKNLKGQIELEVIIKKGTETVTQNFKPSASKWISPSYSSKDLEPFLNELFSDSINDIVSRLTAH, encoded by the coding sequence ATGAAAAATCTATTTTATATGTTAGCAGTTGTAGTGTTCTTAGGTGGGTGTTCTTATAAAAATGAGTCAATAAATCTTTCTTCGTATAATACCGAGTATACAGGAGAGACTTCAAAAGAGAAAAAGAGTGTCTATATTGAGTCTGTAAAAGATGTTAGAGATGATAAAAGAACTATAGGTTATATACTTAAAGATGGTAAAAAAACTACAAATCTTTTTAGTACTGAAGATTTTGAGAAAAAATATAAAGACGGATTAAGTAGTGCACTTCGTATGGCTGGATTTAAAGCTAGCTCAGATGTAAATGCAGATTTAGTTATGAATATAAATATAAAAAATATAGAGCTTATTCATAATGATAAAAGTTTTGATAAAAACTTAAAGGGTCAGATAGAGCTAGAAGTTATTATAAAAAAAGGTACGGAGACTGTAACTCAGAACTTTAAACCTTCAGCATCAAAGTGGATATCACCATCATACAGTTCTAAAGATTTAGAACCGTTTTTAAATGAGCTGTTTTCAGATAGTATAAATGATATTGTTTCAAGATTAACTGCGCATTGA
- a CDS encoding EAL domain-containing protein, whose protein sequence is MATNHAKLNNEEFVFFDENIEIKEQLENNVNWTKKLKAAIEDDRIVMFAQPIVCNTSTCAKKYECLIRMIDTDGTVISPFKFLTIAKKSRLYPELTKIVIEKSIDYFKDKEDFFSINLTLEDILNQDIVDLLKDQIEKYDGLGQRLIIEIVEDEGIENYNEVSTFIDSVKSLGCKIAIDDFGTGYSNFDYLMKLNVDFIKIDGSIIKNIDHDNGAKIVTELIVDFAKRLNIETIAEFVYSQEIHTIVKEMGIDYSQGFYLGKPEHLVKK, encoded by the coding sequence ATGGCGACTAATCATGCTAAGTTAAATAATGAAGAGTTTGTATTTTTTGATGAAAATATAGAGATAAAAGAGCAACTTGAGAACAATGTAAATTGGACTAAAAAATTAAAAGCTGCGATAGAAGATGACAGAATAGTTATGTTTGCTCAGCCAATAGTATGTAATACATCTACGTGCGCAAAAAAGTATGAGTGTTTGATTCGTATGATAGATACAGATGGAACAGTTATATCTCCATTTAAATTCTTAACAATAGCAAAAAAATCAAGACTCTATCCTGAGCTGACAAAAATAGTAATTGAAAAATCAATTGATTATTTTAAAGATAAAGAAGACTTTTTTTCAATCAACCTTACATTAGAAGATATTTTAAATCAAGATATAGTAGACTTATTAAAAGATCAGATTGAGAAGTATGATGGTCTAGGACAAAGACTAATAATAGAAATAGTTGAAGATGAAGGTATTGAGAACTATAATGAGGTCAGTACTTTTATAGATAGTGTAAAAAGTTTAGGTTGTAAAATAGCTATAGATGACTTTGGTACAGGATATTCAAATTTTGATTATTTGATGAAGCTAAATGTTGATTTTATTAAAATAGATGGTTCAATCATAAAAAATATAGACCATGATAATGGTGCAAAAATAGTAACAGAACTGATTGTAGACTTTGCTAAACGATTAAATATAGAAACAATTGCTGAGTTTGTTTATAGCCAAGAGATACATACTATAGTAAAAGAGATGGGAATAGACTATTCTCAAGGATTTTACTTGGGGAAACCAGAGCATCTAGTAAAAAAGTAG
- a CDS encoding transposase, with the protein MKRVENMKNSQYTREFRDSTIQLVLNSGDSVLKIAKDLNVNPKTIYNWMNEYKKTNQDTTKPIAQSPKETLEQENKRLRRETKLLRQERDILKKAAVYFAKEVQ; encoded by the coding sequence ATGAAGAGAGTAGAAAATATGAAAAATAGTCAGTATACAAGAGAGTTTAGAGATTCAACAATACAGTTGGTGTTAAACAGTGGCGACTCAGTTCTAAAAATTGCTAAAGATTTAAATGTAAATCCTAAGACAATTTATAACTGGATGAATGAATACAAAAAGACAAACCAAGATACAACTAAACCGATAGCTCAATCTCCTAAAGAGACTTTAGAACAAGAGAATAAAAGATTAAGAAGAGAAACCAAACTCCTTAGACAAGAGCGTGATATATTAAAAAAGGCAGCAGTATACTTTGCAAAAGAAGTTCAGTAA
- a CDS encoding IS3 family transposase, with protein sequence MKDNKTSFNINIMCKILKVNLSSYYHWVRTGCVVKKVDKKLNELIETTFMQSRCKYGTRRLKDKLERLYGLVISRKRIGNIMKDLNLIANKKKKFKISTTDSNHNLPIAPNLLNRDFYASAPDKKYVGDITYIPTSQGWLYLATVIDLYSRKIVGWSMDDNMKVNLVNDALIMALKSRKPPKGLIWHTDRGSQYASYSHKDLLTENDIIQSMSRKGNCWDNAVAESFFHTLKTELTHHEIYETKAAANQSIFEYIEVYYNRQRMHSSNNNYSPVEFEELMLQNEIAA encoded by the coding sequence ATAAAAGATAATAAAACGAGCTTCAATATAAATATAATGTGTAAAATTTTAAAAGTGAATCTATCAAGCTATTATCATTGGGTTAGAACTGGCTGTGTAGTTAAAAAAGTGGATAAAAAACTTAATGAACTGATAGAAACTACTTTTATGCAGAGTAGATGTAAATACGGCACAAGACGGTTAAAGGATAAGTTAGAACGATTATATGGGCTTGTTATCTCAAGAAAAAGAATTGGTAATATTATGAAAGATTTAAATCTTATCGCCAATAAAAAGAAAAAGTTTAAAATTAGTACAACTGATTCAAATCATAACTTACCCATTGCACCTAATCTTTTAAATAGAGATTTTTATGCATCTGCCCCTGATAAAAAATATGTTGGAGATATAACATATATACCAACAAGCCAAGGATGGCTTTATCTTGCAACTGTTATAGATTTATACTCAAGAAAAATTGTTGGCTGGTCAATGGATGATAATATGAAAGTTAATTTAGTTAATGATGCTCTCATTATGGCTTTAAAGAGTAGGAAGCCACCAAAAGGCTTGATATGGCATACCGATAGAGGAAGTCAATATGCTTCATACTCTCACAAAGATTTATTAACAGAAAATGATATTATTCAAAGTATGAGTAGAAAAGGTAATTGTTGGGATAATGCGGTTGCAGAAAGCTTTTTTCACACATTAAAAACTGAACTAACACATCATGAAATTTATGAGACTAAGGCTGCTGCTAATCAATCTATATTTGAATATATAGAAGTCTATTATAATCGGCAAAGAATGCATAGCTCAAATAATAATTATTCTCCAGTTGAGTTTGAAGAGCTAATGCTACAAAATGAAATAGCTGCTTAG